TGATGATGCCCGCAAGCACCAGCATAAGCTTTGAGTTTTTGTTTGCCAAAACGCCCAGGGCGTAAGCTATCATGACGGCTAAAAAGCCGAAAATAAAAGCGCCTATTTGCGTGGCTACGGGATTACCGAAAGCTAAAATGCAAACTACCGCGCCAAATCCCGCTCCGCTACCAACGCCCAGGATATTTGGGCTTACCAAAGGATTTGCAAACATCGCCTGAAATATCACGCCCGCCGCGCTAAGGCTAGCGCCTATCAAAAACGCCGCTATCAGCCTAGGCAAGCGTAGGTCAAATATCAAAGCGTAAAGCGTCTCTTTGTCGTTTTGATAATAATCAATTAGCCCCTCAAGCGAAATCCTACCCGCAAGCAGCGAAAAAACGACCGCAAAGGCTAGAAAAAGCGATAAAAACAGATACTTTTTCATTATCTAAAAAGCTCGTAAAATTTACTCTCTCCGTTTAGGTCGAAGCGTAAAATTTGAGCCATCTCATCGCCGTTTAGATCGTAGCCATAGAGCAACTTGTAGCTCTTTTTCATCTCGTCTTTTAAATTTATATGCGCCTGCCCCGAAAACAGCACGCTAAACCACGCCCAGCCCAAGTGCGATTCGCCCGTAGGCGGCTCCCACATATCGCCTCCCAGAGGCATTTTATAGACGGCTTTTTGTTTGACGGCTTTTACGTTTTTTAAAATTTTGTCGTTAAAAAAGTCCCGCGGAGTTAGCTCGTCGAAGTTGCTAAGCAAGATAACGTCCGGATTTTGAGCGAGAATTTCTTCTTTATTTAAAATTCTAAATCCCCCGAAATTCGCCGCATTTACTCCGCCGCTTAGCTTTATCTCGTAGTCGAAATACGTCCCACCTCCTGCGGCCTCGTAGCTTTTATCTCGGCCGAATATAAAAAGAACCTTCGGTTTTTTGCTAAGCACTTTTACGAAATTTTCTATCTTAGCTCTTACCTCGGCTCTATTTTGTAAAATTTGCTCCGCTCTTTGCTCTTTTTCGTAAATTTTACCCAGCATCCCAAACCAAAAAAGCGGATCCTCCTCTGTGCCGCTTAAATTTACCAAAGCTACGTTTAGGCCTACTTTTCGCAGCGGCTCGATGATCTTTTCGCCTCTCATGCCCCACTGCACCACTAGATCCGGAGATAGTTTTAGTAGCTCCTCGATATTTGGGGTAAAGTCCTCTCCGATACCGCCTGCTGGGATACTAGCTGCGCCTTTTATCATTTTTCCGAGCATTCCGCGCTCGATGTTTTTTTTAGCTATCGGATGGACGGAGGCTAGACGAGATACGTTGTTTTCGACGCTAAGAGAAAACGAAGCCAGCGGCACCGGAAACAGAGCTACGCTTTTAACGGAGCGGTCGAAGCGAAGCTTATTGCCGTTTTGATCGGTAAATTCAAGCGCACCCAGCGTCGCGGCTAGTAGTAATAAAGCAGATATGATTTTTTTCAAATTCGATCCTTAAATTCGTAAATTTTAGGGCTTTTGAGCGGGTAGGTTTAAAACCCGCTCGGCAAATTTAAATTTTAAAAGCTAGCCTTAAAGCCTAGTTTGAAATTTCTACCCGGATTTATTAGCGGGTTGCTAGCGCTTCTAGGCTGGCTGATTAGCTCGTAGCTTAGGCTTGGGGCGTATTCTTTGTCAAAGATATTTTCGACGCCGAAATTTAGGCTAAAATCTTTTAAGAAGCCTAGTTTGCCAAGGCTCTTGCCAAAGTATAGGTTATGTACGAAATATCCCGCTCGCTCGCGCTCTACGCTGTCGTCTATACGCGTCTTTCTCGCCGCCCAGTCGCCGCTATACTCTAAGTATGAGTTTGCCAAAAACTCCGGCGAATAAGAAACGGCCACGTGTCCGCTAAGCGGAGCGATCTCTGGAAGCGGTTTGCCAGTTTGCTTGTTTTTGCCGCGCGTGTAGGCGAGATTTGTTTTAAACTCTAAATTTGACAAAATTTTATAAGCTAGGTCAAATTCCGCTCCGCTTATCTTGGCTCTATTTACGTTTTGCGACTGATAGTAGGTCACGCCGCCGCTTTGCCAGTTTCGCTCGACGATCAGGTCTTTATAATCTCCCGTGTAAAATATCAAATTTGATCTAAGCGCCTTATCCGTATAGCGAAGTCCAGCCTCGTAGGTAACGCCTTTTTCGATATTTAGATCAGGGTTTGGCAGATACGCCTCGCTGCCTGAAAACGTAAGTATCGGAGCAACCTCGCCGCTCATAGGAGCTCTAAACGAAGTAGAGAAATTTCCTACAAACTCAAACCCCTGGGCGATAGGGTAAATAAGTCCCAGACCGTAGCTGGCTCTGCCGTCTTTTCTATCGTTGGCGTTTTCATATAGAGCTTTTACGGCGGGGCTCATCGAGCTATCCATATCAAAGGACGTTTTTATGCGGTCGTAGCGTAAATTTGCGCTCAAAATCGCATCGTTGCTAAATGCGTATTCAAGCAATCCAAACCCAGCGACGTCAAGCTGTTTGGTTCTTAGCCTGTTGCGTACGCTAGGGCCGTTATTTACGCTTTGATACACGCTATCCCAGTCCTCGTAATAAAAATCTACGCCGTAAGTTTGGGTTAGGTTGTCGCCTATAAATTTACCGATAAATTTGCCGCCGTAGACCTTCGGACCGTTTACGTAGTTATCGACTTGTCTAGGCGAAAACGAACCGATGTAGGGCCTTATATTTAGGTGCGTATAAAGCTCTCTGTAATACAAGCTAGAATCTAATATAAATTTGTCGTTTATGTTGCCTTCGTAGTTTAGCGCTACGTATTTTTCTCTAAGAGGCGCTTCTTTTATGTATTTTTGAAAGCCTTTTTTGTTCGCCGTTCCGGGAGCACCGACAGAGGTACCGACTACGCCGCGCTCGGACTCGGTGTATCTAGTTACAAGTTCAAGCCTATGAAAATCGGCAAAGCTATATCCGCCTTTAAAATCAAGGCTTCGGTAGTTATACCTTGTATTTGGGATTTTGCCTGCCGGAGTGTCGTAGTCCTTGCCGTGTTTGTAGTTTAAGCCGAGCAACGCGTCAAACCCGTGTCCGACTACGCCGAGTTGTAAGCGGTTTTGTACGCCTTTGTTCGCGCTTTGATACTGTGTGCTTAGATACGTATCCGATAACGCCCAGTCGCCGTGCACGTCTCCGCTAGCTCTTTTGGTGACTAAATTTACTATGCCGCCAAAGGCATCCGTGCCGTAAAGCGTGCTAGCGGGACCTCTTATTATCTCTATCCTTTCGATTTGATCGGGCGTAAATATCGAATACTCAAACGCCGGCCTACCTCTAAATCTAAGCCCGTCTACAAACATCGGCACGCGGTAATCAGACGAGCTAAAGCCTCGCACGTTTACGGTGCCCGAGTCCATGCCTTCGTTTACGATTGAAACTCCCGGCGCCTCGCTGATTAGCTCGGGTACGCTTTTGCCAAGTTTTCTTTCTATTGTCTCTTTATCTACTACCGAGACGCTTTTGCTTATCTCGTCTACGCTTTGAGACGATCTTTGCGCCGTGACGGTTACGCCTTCTAACGATTTTAGCTCTACTTCGTTTTGCGCGGCGGCCAAAACGCCCGCAAGCGCTAAACTAAGCGCGATTTGCTTTTGCATTTAAACTCCTTTAAAAATTATTAACGGGCAATTATACAGAAATATATAATGATTTTCAATGATTAAAAATAAGGTTTTTAGTAAAGAATTTATTTTTAAATTTTAGCGATATCAGGGGGGGTGTAGTCCTTCATAAAAATGTTCTAACAAAAATAGAAATAATTTTTGTTTAATTTATCAAAGTTTAAAAAGTAATTTTAAAATGTAATTTTACTTTAATAAAAAACAAAACAGTTTTTACTTTTACTTCATTAAATGGTTATACATCTCTTATGTAAGAATTCCAAAAACAAAGTTTTAGCACTATCTTAAGCGATAGTGCAGTAAGGTCTTAGCCAGACAGGCAAATAGCCTGGCAGGTATTATAAAAATCAGCATAATTTTTATAAAATTAAACAACTGATTTTTATACAATCTGCATACCAATATCTCAAACAAAAAATCGTTCGGTAGCTTTTTAGGTATTGAACTGATTTGTAGATACTGTTTTTTAGTATATCATTTACGGGTTTTACTTATCTAACCGATCTTGTAATTATCTATATATTGATGCTTTTAAGGTGTTTTACCGTAGTATAAAAATACACAAGGCCAAACAGTGGAAATATGCTATAATTATTAAAAGTCTAAAAGGATTAATATGCTAGCCAAACTGGAACTATCCATAGAAAAACCTGATGTGCTCGCCAAGGTTAAGGAGTTTTTAAAAAGCCTAGGCAATGATATCAAGGTAAAAGAAGAAAATATAACCAATAAAAAGCTAGAAGCGTTTAATAGCGTATGCGGCAGCGTTAAAATAAACATTCCCGTCGAACCCGAAGAACTAGAAGAAGCAAGAGCTAAAAAATATGTCTTATAACGTATTCTTGGACACCAATGCTTTAATAGACATCTTGGTCGATTATGAAACGCCGACTACATATGATAAAATAAGAAGCGACGCGAAGCTGGCATTAAAAACTAAAATATACATAGCCGAGCTTATAAAAAACAATCCCGACATAAAGCTATTTATAAACACGACTACCGTAACTAATGTATTTTTTATATTAACGAATAGGCAAAAAATAAGTAAAAGCCTAGTTGCTAGCCAAATTTTAAATTTACATAAACAAAAAGAGCTTTTTACGGTTGTTTGCGAAGGTGACACCATAAGAGAAGCCGCGTTAAATTATTGCATTCAAAACGATGCGGATTACGAAGATGCGCTCCAATACTTCTGCGCCTTAAAACATAATTGCAAAGCTATAATAACTAACGATAAAAATTTTCCCGATATTGATATTAAGCTTATTAGAACTTATCAAGAGGCATAAGTTATGGGTTATAATTATTTAGAATTCGAAGATAGGTTTCAAAGCATCGTAGAAAATTTAAACGAGAGTAATTTTATATACGAGTTTTTATCTCTTTATGGACTGCCTAAAGCCACGATTTCAAAACTAAAGCAAGGCACGAACAATCTTTCAAACCTAGAAAATGTAAAGCACCTTAAAAATAAAATTTAGGCTCAAGATAAGTTAAGCGGATTTTCTCTTATCAGTTTCAACAGTTTCTGATAAGAGAAAATCCGCTTAAGTTTAATTGAGCCTTAATTAATAACATATCTTAATAAGGAGCTAGTTATGGAAATTTACACAGCTAATGATCAGTATGAGTTCTTAGAGTCACTATCTGAGCTAGAAGTAACATTTGAAGATGATCTTATGGTAGTTATCAAATCTACCTTTGGTTTTAAAGGCGGAGTAGTTCTTGACGATAAATACATTATAGCAACTGAATGTATACCTAGGGTAAAAGATGAATATCAATATCTATATGACCCTCTATATGAGACACCGTATATTCCTAAAAATCAACAGACTACTACTGCTGTAGTTCTAAATATGAAAGAGTCTGCTTATTTTAACCTAGGTAAACATGATCTATTATTTATACTACCAGAAAGAGATATAGTAATCGTTATTGGTGGTATGGATAAAAGGTTTACTAAATGGTTACTAAAACAGGATGTATTCATTATGGATCCTAAGAATGACTTTACTAAAATTGATACTATAATGTATCCAGATACAGAACCACGGTTAGAAGGATATGAACGATTATGCAAAGAGTTCGAAGATGAGCTTGGTATAAATATCCAAAAACTTGGTTATTCATCATTTTAATAAAAACACTTTATGAGGAGAGTAAATATGTTAGCAAGAATTTTAACATTTGATGGTATGGCAATCGATCTAGGATTTGATTCAAATTTTCCCGATTTAGGGGATTGCAATTTACCTTTATATGTAAATTAAAAACTACCTTACCTACAACAAAAAAATACCACCATCAACTTTTTCTACTTTTATATTTTACGGTCTCATCTTGTCTATATCTTGCTTTATAATTACTCCATATTTACAAAAAAGGAGAAACAATGAATACGAAAGAAATCATCGAAATAGTTATAGGGGTCCTAGGAGTCATAGTAAAACACATAGGCAACAATGGAGATGGGAAATAACCTCACAGTAAGCAAAAAACACAAAAGGACAATAATGAAAGTAAAATCAAGGGATGTAATAATAGTGGCATCTATAAAAAGAGAGATTAGTCTACGATCGAGAATCGTAAAATCCAAAAAGATATATACTAGAAAACAAAAACATCAAAAGGGTATTAAATGGGAGTTATAGTAAACAAGCTAAAGTCAAAAGAATTTTTGCTTATAGCCATAAAAGTGATAAAAATTGTCGTAAAATGTAAAAAATACTGACCCTATCATAAAAGTATGCAAATGGATATTCTCATATTAGTAGATTGGAGCCAGTTTGTCAAATAATATGGCAAATTGATTCAATTTCTGACCGAGATAGTCCAATATTTACTCGCATTTCGCATCTCCAAATACATCATTTTATAAATCGAATCATCATATGGAAAAACTTGATTTATTCCAAGTTTTCGTAAGCTTAAGTGCAAGCTTTTAATAGTATTCGTTGTGTAAATTTCTTTGCGAATATCCATCGGATAATAAAATAGACTCAATGGAATTTAAACGCGTTTTTACCCACTACCTCATATGGTTATTTATAAGACTTCTTATGAATTTCAATAGTTTCTGATTTAAGTTTTCCTGTGTAGTTTTTAGTATTATATCTAAACTCTATTCACTACGCTCGTTACTTTTTAAGGACATAGCTCCTACTACCCATTTGCGTGAGCTTAAGTTAAAGAGAGCCGACTTCTTTTCCATAGGACAACTACTTCTAGAAAAATCCATGATTTTATTAAGGGCAAATTTTAATCTTTGAAATAGTATTTTTTTATACAAATAATATTATAATTTCGTAATCTTATTTGTATAAAAAGGATACACCGTGAGCAGTTGCGAAAAATTAAATCTAAGGGTGGCGCCTGAATACTACAGTAGCGGCATATGGATTATAAAGAAGCCGTTTCAATCCAGTTACGGCGTAAATACCAATTATGAATATTTAAATTTGCCGCAAGATTTAAAAGACGATTTTGAATCATGGCAGGATAGCTTTGATAGAAACAATCCTCATCGGCAAGACGAATATTGGGATGAGGGAAAATTTAATCAAGAAGGATTGAGTCTTGCAAGGAGATTAAAATCCTTTCTAAAAAATAGCGCCAGGGTTGAGTACTCAGGAGATATTTTTGCAGAAATAAGACTATTTTATGTAGACTATAATGCCGATGAATACAAAACGAGCCCTATATCGTGCGAAGATGGCATTAGGGTAAATTTTGACGACCTTTTTAGGCTATTCAACATTAAATACGACAGTAGTTTAGATAGAAAATTTCAAGAGTGGTTAAAAACAGACATATCAAATTTTACGCAATATGAGTTGATGGAATTTGATAGAACGGGTAAAGAACTAACCGATGATCTAATAACTATTTTACCCAAAGAGTGCGTGGTTGAGTATAAAAATTTATCTAAATTTAACGAAAATACCGAGCTATTAATAAGCGATATTTTAAACGGGAAAACGCCGATAGTGCAGTGGATAAAAGAAAATATTCAAGACGGCAGATTAAGTATAGATAAACAATACGATATACCTGATAAAAAGGATTATTATTTGTCTAAGCCTGAATTGCGGGATATAAATTTTATTCCAGGCGCGCTAGAGGCCATATATGGTGGCTGGAATAGCGAGGAAGGCAAGGCAGTAGCCGATAAAATAATTGATATGATTAGTGATATACATGAGGTATATAAAAAAGAGGATTTGTGCGATAACGATACTTTAGAGATCAAGTTGGCAAATTTATATACGTTTCTTTTAACACAAAGCGCTTGCGTATATGGCTATGATTTTGTGGAGATGATTTCTCGAGACGATGAGCTGTATTCAACTGCACTAAGAGTCGGTGTGTTTTTTATGAAAAGAGCTGTGCATAAAGAACCGATCAAATTTGGTATATGTGCCACATGGTATTGTGGGTCTGAAGAAATAGACGACTTGCTATTTACTCTTGGATTGGCGGATGATTTTTCTATATATACTACATGTTCATTTGAAATGAAACAAAAAAACGATAGTGTATTTAAAATGGCAAAACTAACCGGCGGACATGGTAGATTGAATTACTTAAAGGGTCTTGATGCTACCAATGACGAGATAAAAACTTGGATGATCTATCATGGCTATAAATGTAGTTTGGGTTGTGAATTTACTGCTTATATTTGTGCAAGTAGAGGAGATTTGTTATCTCACATAAAAAAAGGGTGGAATGATGATCTATATGATTGCGCAGGCGATATTATATGCGGGTTGATAGACGATCATGAGGATAGGATCTTTGAGTATACGGATGCAAAGGAAGTAGTGGAGCTTTTTCTCAAAGAGTCTTTGAGGCAAAATATGAATATAGACAGATTTAATAAGCTCTGTGACATATTTTATTTTATAAGAGACAATTGGGAGCAAATCGGATGGGGCGAAGAAGAAAAAGACAAGTTGGTTGATCAAATTTCAGATATTGCATATAATAAAAATTATAACTGGGAAGAACAGGTAAGGAAAAACGTATTTGACCATAAAGCAAGAAACATCGCAAAAGCTTTAAATATAAATATTTGGAACGATTTATTTAACTACGCAATACAAAATGATAATTTCTCGGATTGGTATTCGTTGGCTCAAACGGATAATATTGCTGAGTTTAGAATGGTTTGTATGCTTGCCGAGAAGCTGCTAGATCTTAAAAACATATCCGCCGGTATTGGTGACGAGCTAGGCTTTAACGGAAATTTCGGAAAACACAGCGATTTGTCTATTATTTTGCAAAAAATGAGAGAATTTAATCAAATTGTCAGTATTGATTTGGTTCAAGCCGGTTTAAATTGTCCCGTAACTAACACTAGAAACGCTGCCCTACGCGTAGTTGCGTCGTGCTATGATGTTCCAAAGAAAATCATTCAAACAATCACTCGCAATAGAGATATGGAGCCAAATAAGGGTTCTATGGAGTATTATAATTCTATCTTAAACATTTCAAAATGCAAATGTTGCGATAATTATATTAAGATCAATACCGTATACGATATGCTAAAAAGAGTAAAAGATTATGTGGAGTCGGATAAAAAGATCGCTAAACTTTTAGGAGATCTGATGCTTGACGCCGATGAAGTTGGAATAATGCAAGAGTGTTCAAGGCTCCAAAATCTAGTAAAAAATTCTAACAATGAATGTTATGAAAAAAAATATAGATGCATACGTTTTAGCGATTCAGGCATATATCTCAAATTTAATGAAAATTTTACATCCTTGCTGTCTATCGAATTAAGCATAAAAGAGCTATTTGAAAAAGATATGTTTTTAAATTTTAAATCAAATGATGTCAAAAGGGGTTACTATACAAAATTTAAAAATATGACATACGATAGCAGGGTAGAATTTGTACAAAATGCATTAGGAAATTATGACGAAAACCTAAGAAATGCTTATTTTGAAGTTATTCAACTAGGAAAACAGGACAAAAATGGATATGCAGAGTATCCAAAAAATAATCATGATGGATGCCCGTATTTTATATACAATACTCTAAATAGTACGAATAAAGCAAATATAGAGCTGGTCGTTAATGAAGAATGGGGCTATATAGACGAGCCGATATCAGGCTGGCTACATCAATTTATCGTAAATATGTATCCTGATTACAGCGATACTTATTTGTGGAATGAAGGTTCTGCTAGCGGCATATACTGTTTTAAAAAGTATGATTTAGAAGGTACGTTGCTTGATAAAGAACTTAATGATTGGGAGCATGATTTTATGTTAAATTCTGAAAATTTTAATGACTTAGACTGGGATCGATTTAACAGCCGGGGTAAGGTACTACATAAAAATCTGCAAGCTATCGTAAAAAATGACTACATAGTAGTATATGCAATGAGCTTTGAGGAGCAATATGGCTCGTTTGACGGTTAGATGCGGCGCTATAAATTTAACCTTGTAATCTTTTTAATTGCAATTTTCAATGAGATAAAATAACCGGAAAGGATTTTGTTATATTACTATTCGATGAATAATAATTAGCTAAGAGTTTAACTGGCGGTAAAAAGTTTTTTGCAAATAGGTTCGATTTCTGAACTAATGTTTTCATCAAAAAACAGAGATATTTTTTATTTTTACGTCCTCTCGGCCGCCCTTAGGTTGTGCGTATCGCCGTTTATGCTTATGGTGATATTTACGTCGTTATTTCTAGACATAGTTGGCTACGTTGTGGTAAAATATATATAGAAAAACGAAAGGAGCTAAAATGCTAGGTTTAGTAAAATACGCTTTGTTAGGTTGCTTACTTTTTTCGATAACGGTAGCGGTAGCATATGCGCTCACGGACGTTTTAAGCTCGGGTAACGCTTTTATAGCAGGCTTGGCTACGCTAATAGTCGCGGCGGCAAAAATGATGGACGACGCAAAAAAAGCTAAAAATTTATCTTTATAGTTCATGTTTTGCCCCCTAACCCTTTTTGTTTAAAATCCTATTAAACGCCTTTGAAATTTCAAACATCCATAAAAAATCTATTTTAAAAAGCTTACAAAAACTTTTTAAAACGACCACCTCGCATTCAAAATATCCGCCGTTAAAGTCTCGCTTTACCACGCTTGCCACCTGAAGTCCATGAAGCATAAGAGCCTCGTAATAATCAAGCCCGGACGAGTTCGGGCTCATTTTTGCTTCAACGCAGGCAAGCAGCCTCTCTACTTTTTTGAGCGCTCAGCCTCGATAGCGGCGTCAATGGCGCCCATAACCGATAGATAGCTTAGGCCTTTATCCTCGATTTCGGCCTTAAATTTTTCTATATTGTCGCCGCCCGCACGCCCGAGCTTCACTTTGATTATGACGAGATCATGCACGAGGCTCATAGTAGAGCCTTTACGGTAGCAAAGATCGCGCGGATAGATCTGCTTTCAGATATCCAGGCTAGCCTTAGCGAGGCCTATAAAAAGGGGCAGGGCTTTGGGGAGTGGCGAGATAACATAAAACCTGTTTTAGCAAAGAAAGGCTGGCTAGGAGACGTAAGCGTAACAAATACAAAAACCGGAGAAACGAAACAAATCTACGTGGGTTCCAGGCGACTAAAACGGATTTTTGAGGCCAACATGCGAGTAAGCGTAGCAAAGGCAAGGTATGAAAGCCAGATGAGTAGTGCGGGCGAATACTTCCGTTATAAGGCCGTACTAGACCGCCGCACGCGACCCTCTCACGCCAAGCTGCACGGTATGATCCTACCAAAAACGCATAAATTTTGGGAGAAAAACTACCCGCCAAACGACTGGGGATGTAGATGTCAGGTGCAAGTACTCACGCAAAGCGAGATGCAAAACTACGGATTTAAGCCCTACGCCGGCACGCCTTTAAACGTAGCGAGCGAGGACTGGGCATATAATCCGGGTAAAAGCGCCCAGAGCCTAGATAGCGTGCTAGCAAAAAGGCTGCAAATTTAAGCGGCGAACTAAAAAATATAGTAAAAAACGATCTTAAAAACTACGAGCGGGATAAGAATTTATACGTTTGGCAAAAGGGGTTAGATGAAGCCGTGGATGAGCTTTTAGTAAAGCAAGATAAGACAAGCCCTATAAAAGCGTTTCAGCTCGGAAAGATAGATGCTTATGTTTCAAAAAGGATCTTTGAGATTGCGGGCATAGAGTTAGCCGATAGTTTTATAGCCGCAGATAAAAAATCTATACTACATATTCGTCCATCGCGAAAAAAAGCTTATAATCAAGCCCTAAGTATTGATGAAATCAGGCAAATCCCAAATGTGCTTTATGAGGCAAAAAATGTTAGCTTTGATGCCAATGAGAGAAATCTAGTATATTGGTTTGACGATAAAGAAAATGCCGAGAAAATCAACAAAATAATAGTAAATTTAAACTACGCTTTAAAGAAATTTAAAGTAACGAACTATATGGTAACGATAGGTAAAGTAGACAAGGTCGAAAGCCTTAAAGACAATTATACGTAGATAAAGACAAAGTTCAAGATA
Above is a window of Campylobacter showae DNA encoding:
- a CDS encoding transposase: MSLFYYPMDIRKEIYTTNTIKSLHLSLRKLGINQVFPYDDSIYKMMYLEMRNASKYWTISVRN
- a CDS encoding TonB-dependent receptor translates to MQKQIALSLALAGVLAAAQNEVELKSLEGVTVTAQRSSQSVDEISKSVSVVDKETIERKLGKSVPELISEAPGVSIVNEGMDSGTVNVRGFSSSDYRVPMFVDGLRFRGRPAFEYSIFTPDQIERIEIIRGPASTLYGTDAFGGIVNLVTKRASGDVHGDWALSDTYLSTQYQSANKGVQNRLQLGVVGHGFDALLGLNYKHGKDYDTPAGKIPNTRYNYRSLDFKGGYSFADFHRLELVTRYTESERGVVGTSVGAPGTANKKGFQKYIKEAPLREKYVALNYEGNINDKFILDSSLYYRELYTHLNIRPYIGSFSPRQVDNYVNGPKVYGGKFIGKFIGDNLTQTYGVDFYYEDWDSVYQSVNNGPSVRNRLRTKQLDVAGFGLLEYAFSNDAILSANLRYDRIKTSFDMDSSMSPAVKALYENANDRKDGRASYGLGLIYPIAQGFEFVGNFSTSFRAPMSGEVAPILTFSGSEAYLPNPDLNIEKGVTYEAGLRYTDKALRSNLIFYTGDYKDLIVERNWQSGGVTYYQSQNVNRAKISGAEFDLAYKILSNLEFKTNLAYTRGKNKQTGKPLPEIAPLSGHVAVSYSPEFLANSYLEYSGDWAARKTRIDDSVERERAGYFVHNLYFGKSLGKLGFLKDFSLNFGVENIFDKEYAPSLSYELISQPRSASNPLINPGRNFKLGFKASF
- a CDS encoding ABC transporter substrate-binding protein, with the translated sequence MKKIISALLLLAATLGALEFTDQNGNKLRFDRSVKSVALFPVPLASFSLSVENNVSRLASVHPIAKKNIERGMLGKMIKGAASIPAGGIGEDFTPNIEELLKLSPDLVVQWGMRGEKIIEPLRKVGLNVALVNLSGTEEDPLFWFGMLGKIYEKEQRAEQILQNRAEVRAKIENFVKVLSKKPKVLFIFGRDKSYEAAGGGTYFDYEIKLSGGVNAANFGGFRILNKEEILAQNPDVILLSNFDELTPRDFFNDKILKNVKAVKQKAVYKMPLGGDMWEPPTGESHLGWAWFSVLFSGQAHINLKDEMKKSYKLLYGYDLNGDEMAQILRFDLNGESKFYELFR
- a CDS encoding phage minor head protein yields the protein MHEAHSRAFTVAKIARIDLLSDIQASLSEAYKKGQGFGEWRDNIKPVLAKKGWLGDVSVTNTKTGETKQIYVGSRRLKRIFEANMRVSVAKARYESQMSSAGEYFRYKAVLDRRTRPSHAKLHGMILPKTHKFWEKNYPPNDWGCRCQVQVLTQSEMQNYGFKPYAGTPLNVASEDWAYNPGKSAQSLDSVLAKRLQI
- a CDS encoding type II toxin-antitoxin system VapC family toxin; translation: MSYNVFLDTNALIDILVDYETPTTYDKIRSDAKLALKTKIYIAELIKNNPDIKLFINTTTVTNVFFILTNRQKISKSLVASQILNLHKQKELFTVVCEGDTIREAALNYCIQNDADYEDALQYFCALKHNCKAIITNDKNFPDIDIKLIRTYQEA